The following coding sequences are from one Oncorhynchus clarkii lewisi isolate Uvic-CL-2024 unplaced genomic scaffold, UVic_Ocla_1.0 unplaced_contig_12496_pilon_pilon, whole genome shotgun sequence window:
- the LOC139395689 gene encoding zinc finger protein 271-like, with amino-acid sequence MGQDSADPSIPPLSCSTEPNPPESLVPDSNHRDIDNCSEIPRFNIVVKEEEDWDNTVERGASSNTSSSDGAPAEPEQHQENPRPKKFWRCPECGIEIAHPSNFNRHLRTHTNLAKESSVCPICGKDFVHPSKLKRHFRTHTGEKPYQCSVCGKRFTLKPHLERHQMTHPGEKQPDATKKHPCSDCRKECFSAYELKMHMRKHTGERPHQCSYCEMSFGCKGTLSRHVRRHTGAPTPKPYQCSQCGKRYESPSRLRQHQTVHTGERTMNIKVEDEEQELAINVKEEEEEIVVFVNADREKPYRCTSCKNTFVHRSSLARHKQSHTSVAQYSCSECGKEFSQSWTFKIHMQQHTGEHPYHCCQCDKSFSASPLLKRHQRVHTKVKPYPCSLCRNKLSSANQSCLHAGEGPVASLSQAPGQGSQQQVSAAVEESVVLDVKEEEEDPAFAERPDHCSESEGSPSTTGLPKQHQGNHTAKKIHCCSVCGKNCHKLSKLLIHMRTHTGEKPYSCSVCGKQFSDKGNLKKHQTLHTGEKLYSCSVCGESFSSSSNLTKHQRTHTGESHGFTPPLVIIVKEEEEDPAFAERHDHCSDSEGSPSTSGLPEQHQGNHTAKKIHCCSVCGQDCKKLSKLLIHMRIHTGEKPYPCSVCGKEFRVKRHLQDHQIVHTGEKPYVCSKCDKRFGFASALKRHQWLHTEEKPYSCSVCGKGFSLQSRMKEHFLMHSGEKPHSCSVCGKSFSRPDQLKDHSLQHTGKPHHCSMCEQSFALSKQLLKHEKTHTGKRPYSCSVCGKSFSEKAYLEDHRSVHTGEKRHPCPDCDKRFGCASSLRKHRLLHIEGKSHSCSVCGKNFSEARYLKEHFRTHTGEKPFSCSVCDKSFARSAGLKVHHRYHTGEKPYSRTKCGQSFISSQKLQRHQKTHAGLPPVEFQNPVTIEGEREGEDEEVGGLIHSAGEEVGWDLHRLDESSEGRTSTSGEPKET; translated from the exons ATGGGTCAGGATTCTGCTGACccatccatcccccctctctcctgctccactGAACCCAACCCTCCGGAGTCACTGGTTCCTGACTCTAACCATAGAGACATCGACAACTGCAGTGAAATACCCAGATTTAACATTGTAGTCAAGGAGGAGGAAGACTGGGACAATACTG TCGAACGAGGAGCGAGTTCTAACACCAGCTCTAGTGATGGGGCACCAGCAGAACCTGAACAGCACCAGGAGAATCCTAGACCTAAGAAGTTTTGGCGCTGCCCAGAATGTGGAATAGAGATCGCTCACCCATCTAATTTCAACAGACAcctgagaacacacacaaaccTTGCTAAGGAGTCTTCCGTCTGTCCAATATGTGGGAAAGACTTTGTTCACCCCTCCAAACTGAAGAGACACTTCCgaacacatacaggagagaagccttaccagtGCTCTGTGTGCGGGAAGCGATTCACACTAAAGCCCCACCTGGAAAGACATCAGATGACCCACCCTGGAGAGAAACAGCCAGACGCGACAAAGAAGCACCCGTGCTCCGATTGTAGAAAGGAATGTTTCTCTGCATATGAACTGAAGATGCACATGAGAAAGCACACAGGGGAGAGACCTCACCAGTGCTCCTACTGCGAGATGAGCTTTGGCTGTAAGGGAACTCTATCGAGACACGTACGACGCCATACAGGAGCACCCACACCAAAACCTTACCAATGCTCACAGTGTGGGAAGAGATACGAGTCACCGTCGAGGCTCAGGCAGCATCAGACTGTGCACACTGGAGAGAGAACTATGAATATCAAGGTCGAAGACGAGGAACAGGAGCTGGCAATTAatgtcaaagaggaggaggaggaaattgTTGTTTTTGTCAATGCTGATAGAGAGAAACCTTACAGGTGTACCTCCTGTAAAAATACCTTTGTTCACCGCAGCTCTCTAGCAAGACACAAACAATCCCACACTAGTGTCGCACAATACAGCTGCTCAGAATGTGGGAAGGAATTCAGCCAATCGTGGACTTTCAAGATTCACATGCAACAGCACACCGGAGAGCACCCGTACCACTGCTGTCAGTGTGATAAGAGTTTCTCAGCTTCACCACTCCTCAAAAGACACCAGCGAGTTCACACTAAGGTGAAACCTTACCCCTGCTCTCTCTGCAGAAATAAATTATCGTCGGCAAATCAGTCCTGTCTCCATGCTGGAGAAGGACCTGTGGCTAGCCTGAGCCAAGCTCCTGGACAGGGATCACAGCAGCAGGTGTCTGCAGCGGTAGAGGAGTCTGTTGTACTGgatgtgaaagaggaggaggaggatcctGCTTTTG CAGAGAGACCTGACCACTGCTCTGAGAGTGAAGGGAGTCCCTCTACAACAGGACTACCTAAACAAcaccaggggaatcacacagcTAAGAAGATTCACTGCTGTTCAGTGTGTGGAAAAAACTGTCACAAGTTATCAAAACTGCTAATACATATGAGAACTCACACAGGAGAAaaaccttactcctgctctgtctGCGGGAAACAATTCAGTGACAAAGGAAACCTGAAAAAACACCAGACGttgcacacaggagagaagctgtACAGTTGTTCTGTGTGCGGGGAGAGTTTCTCTTCATCGTCAAATCTTACCAAACACCAGAGAACGCACACAGGAGAGAGTCATGGTTTTACACCACCACTGGTTATcatagtgaaagaggaggaagaggatccTGCTTTTG CAGAGAGACATGACCACTGCTCTGACAGTGAAGGGAGTCCCTCTACATCAGGACTACCTGAACAAcaccaggggaatcacacagcTAAGAAAATTCACTGTTGTTCAGTGTGCGGACAAGACTGCAAAAAGTTATCAAAACTGCTAATACAtatgagaatacacacaggagaaaagccataCCCTTGCTCTGTGTGTGGAAAGGAGTTCCGTGTCAAAAGACATCTTCAAGACCACCAGATagtgcacactggagagaaaccttacgtCTGCTCCAAATGTGACAAGAGGTTTGGTTTTGCCTCAGCCTTGAAAAGGCACCAGTGGTTACACACAGAAGAGaaaccttactcctgctctgtgtGTGGGAAGGGTTTTAGCTTACAATCACGCATGAAGGAACACTTCCTGATGCACTCAGGAGAAAAACCCCACTCCTGCTCtgtctgtggaaagagtttcagcCGTCCAGATCAGTTAAAGGACCACTCTCTGCAACACACAGGGAAACCCCACCACTGTTCTATGTGTGAGCAAAGCTTTGCCTTGTCTAAACAACTCCTGAAGCACGAGAAGACTCACACAGGAAAGAGACCTTATAGTTGCTctgtgtgtgggaagagtttcagcgAGAAGGCATATCTTGAAGACCACCGGTCagtgcacactggagagaaacgaCACCCTTGCCCTGATTGTGACAAGAGGTTTGGATGTGCTTCGTCCCTGCGTAAACACAGACTGTTGCACATAGAAGGGAAATCCCACTCCTGCTCTGTGTGTGGGAAGAATTTTTCTGAAGCACGTTACTTGAAGGAGCATTTCcggacacacactggagagaaacctttctCCTGCTCTGTCTGCGATAAGAGTTTTGCGAGATCAGCAGGCCTTAAAGTCCACCACAGATAtcatacaggagagaaaccttacagccGCACTAAATGCGGCCAGAGCTTCATTAGTTCTCAAAAACTTCAGAGACATCAGAAAACTCATGCTGGTTTACCACCTGTTGAGTTTCAAAACCCTGTTACAATTgaaggagagcgggagggagaagATGAGGAAGTTGGTGGTCTGATCCATTCAGCTGGAGAAGAGGTTGGTTGGGATCTTCATCGTCTCG ACGAAAGTTCGGAGGGGAGAACCTCTACATCAGGAGAACCTAAAGAAACCTAG